The sequence below is a genomic window from Paenibacillus sp. DCT19.
AGATCCTGCCTCCTTATATCGTAAACCGCGATAGTCTATTTGGTACAGGACAACTGCCTAAGTTTGAAGAAGACTTGTTCAAGCTGAAAGATACAGAGTATTACCTGATTCCAACGGCTGAAGTTCCGGTAACGAACTATCATCGCGAAGAGATTCTGAACCTGGATCAGCTTCCTAAACACTTTGTTGCATACAGCTCATGTTTCCGTTCAGAAGCAGGTTCGGCTGGACGCGATACGCGTGGTCTGATTCGTCAGCATCAGTTCAATAAAGTAGAATTGTTGAAACTCTCTTCTCCAGAGACTTCTTATGAAGAATTGGAGAAAATGACTCAGAACGCAGAACGTGTATTGCAATTGTTAGAACTGCCCTACCGTGTTCTGACATTGTGCACAGCTGATATGGGCTTCACGTCAGCGAAAACCTATGATATTGAAGTATGGTTGCCGGAAAGTGACACATATCGTGAAATCTCTTCATGCTCTAACTGTGAGGATTTCCAAGCACGTCGGGCCAATATTCGTTTCCGTAGAGAAGCAAAAGCGAAGCCGGAGTTTGTACACACATTGAACGGTTCAGGGCTTGCGGTTGGACGTACAGTAGCTGCGATCCTGGAGAACTATCAACAGGAAGATGGCACGGTCGTAATTCCAGAGGTTCTTCGTCCTTATATGGGTGGAATCAGTGTCATTGCACGTCGTGCATAGTACATTGCCTGTAATATATTCTAAAGCGTGAGATCAGATCAAAATCACGAATGAAAATGAACCCGTCATCTAGGATGGCGGGTTCTATTTTTAATTGAACCAGAGCCAACCCTTTTATAACTTTACTGTAAGTTGGATACTTGGGGCTCAAATAGACCAAAATAGAAGGACTAGTTTCGATCTGCATCGTGCTTTAATTGAAGCAGGCAAATGATCATATAATGAATTTAAATAAAATTTTAAAAATATTGTTTAAAAAGCTTGCTATAATGCACATGTTTATGGTATGATGTTTCTCGTGGCAAGTTTATAAAATATTTTTTCCTGGAGAGGTACCGAAGCGGTCATAACGGGGCGGTCTTGAAAACCGTTAGGGGGCAACTCCACGTGGGTTCGAATCCCACCCTCTCCGCCATATACGTTAATAACAAGGATTTGAGCTGATGCTCAAGTCCTTTTTTGATTTTTTTTATAAGGAAACTGGCAATGCCAACCGGTTAGCGATAAGTGTAGCATAACTGGTGCGAAACCAAGCAGGGGCGAGATGCATAAAAACATCTTCATCGCCGCACTTTATAGAAGTGGAGGTGGTAAGATGAACCGCGAGTTAAACATTAATCAGTCAGAGCTTGTAGGAGCATGGCAAGAGCGTTTACCCGAAGTCCTGAATGTTGGCGATCAAGCACAAGTGATGGCAGACGAGGCCGATCAACAGGCCATTCGTATTCACATTGCGACTGCTGGACATCAGATGTACTCCTTTGACTTCAAATGCGCTTATGTGGATTCTCGGGAGGTCAATGTACAGTTAGTCGATGTGGAACGGGATGGACAGTCGACGGATGAGCGAACCGAGCCGATTCAGGAGCTTGCTCACGATTACACGCGGCATATTCATGAATGTGCCCAATCGTTACAATCTAGAACCAGACCATAACCCTAAACGGGGAAGGAGTGATTCGAGTGAGCAAAGCCAAAGCGGGAGTGGACAAAAATCTACAAAATGTAGCTGAAGACCTTGAGCAAACGGCTGTCAACAGCCACCATGCCCAGCAGATTCAGCAGGATGTGAATGATCGTCGACATCAAGATTCACTGAATCATGATAAAACGGAAGACATGAATCCATCTCATTCCTAATTTTAAAAGGGGGAACAGAACACCATGAGCAAACCTAAAGCTGTCCCTGTACCGGAGGCACAACCTAAGCAGCATAGGCAACCTTCTAAGGGGTCTTCCATGCAAGAGCCATTATCGGGTTCCAAAAAAGTAAAAAACCAAAATCATGTCGATCACCTGAACCCAGAGGGTTAAACATGCTACAGGCGTAATAGACCTGTACTCCTCAATACAATCAATAGACAACACCAAAAAAGTCCGGTGGGTAAAAGCCGGATTTTTTTGCGTATTCGTACATATCTAGCCTTTGTGAACCGTTACCATTGAAATCTGACATAGGTCTTTGTAGCCAATTTGCAGAAGAAAGATCACAAATTTCCCAAATCGTGTTTCCGTTTCAGAATAAATGGTATATCATTAATGTTGAATTATTTTTTTTAGGGGTTATCACGAGAGGAGAGAAACAAATGAAGAAACGCATGGGGGCGCTTCTGCTTACAATGTTGTTGACTGTGTCTATGGCCTTAACAGCATGCGGTACGAAGCAAGAACCAAAAGAGGCATTGAAGACGGCTGCGTCCAACGCTTCTAAACTAACTTCGTATGAAATGAGTTCCAACTTTACAATTAATGATCTGAGCTATAAACCTGGAACGGAGTCACAAGGTGATCCTACCATGACTCAGTTTATGAGCATGTTGAAAGACGCTCAGTTGAACGTGACAGGCGTTTACCAAAGTGAGCCTATGCAAACAGAAATGACGCTTGGCATTGAGCTCAAAGGTGATATGGGCATGACGTTCAATATCCCAATGGTTATGACAGCAGAGAAGCTCTATGTTAAGGTGCCAAATGTTCCATTCTTCCCTATTCCAGAAACGATCGTTAACAAGTTTGTTGAGATCGACTTGAAGGAACTGGCTGAACAAGAAGGAACAGAGTTCAATCCGCAAGCTATGGATGCTGCAAAAACACAGAAGCTCAGCAACGAAGTGATGGATGCGGTATTGGGTGAGTATGATCAAGAAAAATTCTTCAAAAACATTGCTGTAAAAGATGCAGCACTTCCTGAAGAAGTAGATGCTAAACAAGTTGTGCAATTCTCCGTTACGAATGACAATGTAAAAGAAGCAGTTACGGTATTGGTAACGAAAGCATTGCCTAAAGTAATGGATATCGTGTCCAAAGAAGAATATCGCGAAATGCTGCAATTGAGCCAAGAGGATATTGATAGAGCGAAGGAAGATCTGAAGATCACTGAGGCTGATCAAGCTGAAATGTCCAAAGATCTGGATAAATTGAAAGAAACGCTGACAATCAATAAATTCAACATTGACTTTGCCTTGGATAAACAGGACTTCCCGGTTTATCAGAAATTGGATGCTGATCTGTTGATCAAACAACCAGATACGAAGGATGAAGTTAAATTGGCCTTCACAGGTTCGAACACGTACACTAAAATCAACGAAAAACCAGAGTTTAAAATTAACATTCCAACTGGTGATAACGTGATTACAATGCAAGAGCTCGAAGAACTGATGAATTCTTCTTACGGTTACTAATACCAACGTAACCCCACCGCAAGACCGTCTATATTCAAACGGAGGAACATTCTCCGCTTTGAACATGGGCGGTTTTTTGCATGAAATGAATGTAACACGCTATACAACGGATACATGGGAATATAAACTTTAGATAGTATAAGAGAAAAGTTCGTCAGACGTACAGGAGGAGTTATAAATGATAAAACTGGATGATGAGCAGCTAGCACTCGAATTTGTTGAGCATCCGGTTCATGTCTATGGGGTTTATCGCACAATATTGGAAGCAGACAAGCTCTATGGAGGACATCGAGAGAAAAAAACAGAGAAGCGAGCATTACTACTTGTGCTTCGTGGGCAAGCTGAATTTCGTTTCACAAATACAGAGGGAGAACTGTTTCTAATCCACTTGTATCCCGGCAAGGTAATTATGGGTGGCGAAAATATGCATTTAGAGATCCAGGTCAGTGACGAGGACTTTGAATATGTATTAATTCATTATTTACCTACGCTAGTTGTGGAAGGTGGGACTACATCTATTACATCCTCTGCTGTGCATGAGCTTCAGATGAACTTGAATGACCCAGAAGTAAGGATCCAAGGAGAACTTATGCTTGCAATCTTGAACGTTGCATCCAAACCTGGATATATGGATCAGTTAGAAAAACAGACGTTATTTTATCAATTGCTCATCTCCGTATTTCGAGGGGCAAGGAATGCACGGAATCAGGAGAATGGCAAATGGATGTATGCTGCTCAGGAGTTTATTCATGCTCAATATTCCGAGCCGCTTACACTTGGCGAACTGGCAACCCAATTTGATATGAAGCCTAAATACTTCTCGCATTTATTTCAGAAATACACTGGAATGGGACCGATGCGTTACTTGATGCATTATCGTTTGAACCGTGCACAAGAATTACTTGAAATGGGGAGTTACACCGTACGGGAAGTGGCTGTTAAAGTAGGGTATGCCGATCCATACTAT
It includes:
- the serS gene encoding serine--tRNA ligase, translated to MLDVKILRNEYARVEEALTNRGKSLDLIAGFTEMDTKRRELLQENETLKGRRNTVSGEVARLKKNRENADDLIVEMREVSDRIKAMDEEVRELEAKINELTMAIPNIPNESVPVGASEEDNVEIRRYAEPKSFSFTPKAHWEIAQDLDILDFEAAAKVTGSRFTFYKGLGARLERALINFMMDLHSDQHGYEEILPPYIVNRDSLFGTGQLPKFEEDLFKLKDTEYYLIPTAEVPVTNYHREEILNLDQLPKHFVAYSSCFRSEAGSAGRDTRGLIRQHQFNKVELLKLSSPETSYEELEKMTQNAERVLQLLELPYRVLTLCTADMGFTSAKTYDIEVWLPESDTYREISSCSNCEDFQARRANIRFRREAKAKPEFVHTLNGSGLAVGRTVAAILENYQQEDGTVVIPEVLRPYMGGISVIARRA
- a CDS encoding small acid-soluble spore protein P, with product MSKPKAVPVPEAQPKQHRQPSKGSSMQEPLSGSKKVKNQNHVDHLNPEG
- a CDS encoding helix-turn-helix domain-containing protein, which translates into the protein MIKLDDEQLALEFVEHPVHVYGVYRTILEADKLYGGHREKKTEKRALLLVLRGQAEFRFTNTEGELFLIHLYPGKVIMGGENMHLEIQVSDEDFEYVLIHYLPTLVVEGGTTSITSSAVHELQMNLNDPEVRIQGELMLAILNVASKPGYMDQLEKQTLFYQLLISVFRGARNARNQENGKWMYAAQEFIHAQYSEPLTLGELATQFDMKPKYFSHLFQKYTGMGPMRYLMHYRLNRAQELLEMGSYTVREVAVKVGYADPYYFSRVFKLHKGIAPSEVRKIMGHGNNPS